One Elusimicrobiaceae bacterium genomic region harbors:
- a CDS encoding [FeFe] hydrogenase, group A, with protein sequence MEKKEFVTIEGKQVPIEGERNLLELIRKANFNIVTFCYHPELAVYGACRLCLVEVEGMGIVASCTVAPRDGMKVRVNSDEIRRLRRINLELLLSSGNHNCTLCSKSGNCKLQKLAKDMDVTEIRFKSKKIDSHKDATSPALVRDHSKCILCGNCVRICNEVQGIGAIDFAFRGFRSKIATAFNKELGESKECVSCGQCARVCPTGALMPNSNEIEKVFKAINDPKKKVAVHIAPAVRVGLGEIFGLPQGKNVDGKIAAALRMLGFDYVYDTAFSADLTIVEEATEFLGRFTKGVNLPQLTSCCPAWVNYVEKYAPEFLPNLSTARSPMQMMGPVIKADFEERGGKREDLVVVAIMPCSAKKYEATREEFSVNGNPDTDYVVTTVGLARMIKEAGIDFANLENEWFDMPFGTKTGAGVIFGASGGVMEAALRFAVAELDPEHAHSVKFTNLRESSTFKEQTLTIGDKQIRVAVVSGLKNARKLLDDIKAGKNKYDFIEVMSCQGGCVAGAGQPQFDGWAPRKRRAEGLYQEDTELAYKSQDNSGVMALYGKVFDKVGGKRAHQLLHTHYTDRKDRTGQK encoded by the coding sequence ATGGAAAAGAAAGAATTTGTTACCATTGAAGGAAAACAAGTACCTATAGAAGGGGAACGTAATTTATTAGAATTAATCCGCAAGGCCAATTTTAATATCGTTACCTTCTGCTATCACCCGGAACTGGCCGTATATGGCGCGTGCCGCCTGTGCTTAGTAGAAGTGGAAGGGATGGGCATTGTGGCCTCTTGTACCGTAGCTCCGCGCGACGGTATGAAAGTGCGCGTTAACAGCGACGAAATCCGCCGCTTACGCCGCATTAACCTGGAATTGTTATTGTCTTCCGGTAATCACAACTGCACGCTCTGCTCCAAATCCGGCAACTGCAAATTGCAGAAACTCGCCAAAGATATGGACGTGACGGAAATCCGCTTCAAATCCAAAAAGATTGACAGCCACAAAGATGCTACTTCCCCGGCTCTCGTGCGCGACCATAGCAAATGTATTTTGTGCGGTAACTGCGTACGCATCTGCAACGAAGTACAAGGCATTGGCGCCATTGATTTTGCATTCCGCGGTTTCCGCTCCAAAATTGCCACCGCCTTTAATAAAGAATTAGGAGAAAGCAAAGAATGTGTATCCTGCGGTCAATGTGCCCGCGTCTGCCCGACCGGTGCTTTGATGCCCAATTCTAACGAAATTGAAAAGGTATTTAAAGCCATCAATGACCCCAAGAAAAAAGTAGCCGTACACATTGCTCCGGCGGTACGTGTGGGTTTAGGCGAAATTTTCGGCTTGCCGCAAGGTAAAAACGTGGACGGAAAAATTGCCGCTGCCTTGCGCATGCTCGGTTTTGATTACGTCTATGATACCGCTTTCTCGGCCGATTTGACCATCGTGGAAGAAGCCACCGAATTTTTGGGCCGCTTCACCAAAGGCGTCAACTTGCCGCAGCTGACCAGCTGCTGCCCGGCGTGGGTCAATTATGTAGAAAAATATGCCCCGGAATTCTTGCCCAATTTATCTACGGCACGCTCTCCGATGCAAATGATGGGCCCCGTCATCAAGGCCGATTTTGAAGAACGCGGCGGCAAACGCGAAGACTTAGTTGTCGTGGCCATTATGCCTTGCTCGGCTAAAAAATACGAAGCCACCCGCGAAGAATTCTCCGTCAACGGCAACCCGGATACCGATTATGTGGTCACGACCGTAGGGTTGGCCCGCATGATTAAAGAAGCCGGCATTGACTTTGCCAACTTGGAAAACGAATGGTTTGATATGCCGTTCGGTACCAAGACAGGCGCCGGGGTAATTTTCGGTGCTTCCGGCGGTGTAATGGAAGCGGCGCTGCGCTTTGCGGTAGCGGAACTCGACCCCGAACACGCCCACAGCGTCAAATTTACTAATTTGCGCGAAAGCAGCACTTTTAAGGAACAAACCCTTACTATCGGCGATAAGCAAATCCGTGTCGCCGTAGTCAGCGGGCTTAAAAATGCACGCAAACTATTAGACGATATTAAAGCCGGCAAGAATAAATATGACTTTATTGAAGTGATGTCTTGCCAAGGCGGCTGTGTGGCCGGAGCCGGTCAACCGCAATTTGACGGTTGGGCCCCGCGCAAACGCCGCGCCGAAGGCTTGTATCAAGAAGACACCGAACTGGCCTATAAGTCGCAAGACAACAGCGGTGTAATGGCTCTGTATGGCAAAGTGTTTGATAAAGTAGGTGGCAAACGCGCACACCAACTCTTACACACGCACTACACGGACCGCAAGGACCGCACCGGTCAGAAATAA